The sequence GACCTGGATCTGGTAGAGGGTGGTGGGCAGCTGGCGGTAGCTCCTGAGCTCCTCGCGGCCGATGGCGGTCACGACCTCCTCGTGGGTGGGGCCCAACAGCTCGTCGCGGTCGTGGCGGTTCTTGAGGCGGAACATCTCCTTGCCGTAGGCCTGCCAGCGGCCCGACTCCATCCACAGCTCGGCCGGGGAGAGGATCGGCATGCGCAGCTCCTGGCTGCCGATGCGGTCCATCTCCTCGCGGACGATCTGCTCGACCTTGCGCACCACGCGCCACATGAGCGGGTACAGGTTGTAGACCCCGGGGGTGACCCGGCGGATGAAGCCCGCGCGCAAGAGGAGCTGGTGGCTGATGATCTCGGCTTCGGCGGGGACTTCGCGCAGGGTGGGCGCGAGGATCTGGGACATTTTCATGGGATGAGGTTCCTCTTCTGGTGCAGGGCGGGGTTCGCGACGCGGGGCGCGGCGAGAGAAGATCCATTATAGCCGAAAGCCGCCCATGGGGCGGCCCGTCATGGCATGATGAGGATATGTTGCTTCGACTGTCGTTTGCATGCCTGATTGCCCTGGCCGCCGCCGCTCCCGCCCTGGCCCGGATCCCGGCCGAGCGTCCCGTGCCGGGGCCCGAGCTCACCCTGATGGCCCCGAGCGCCACGCCCTCGGCGGCGCCCGCCACGCAGGCCCTCGCGCCGCAGCCGCTCTCGACCCCGGCCGAGGTGGCGCCCCTTCTCGACACGAGCGCCGGGCCGTCGCGCCTGCCCCGGAAAGAAGCGAACGCTCTTGCTCTCGGGGCTGCCCTCGCGCTCGGGGCCGGGCTGCTCGTGATCGCGCTCGCCTGGACCTGGGGGCGCCGGGGACCTCGCGCCACCGGGGCCCAGGCCGTTCGGAGCGCCTGGCTCGACGAGGCCGCCTCGCGCGTGGCGGGGGTGGCCAGCGCGCTGCCGGCGCTGCGCGACGCGCTGGCAGGGACCCTGCGCGCGATCGATCGCGCCTACGTCCTCGCCACGGCGCCCTCGCGGCGGGCGTACGAGGCCTGGACTTTCGCCCAGGACCTCAGCGAGCAGGCTGTGGGCCTGCACGAGCGCCTCTTGCAGGCCCAGATGCAGAGCCCGGCCGCCGAGGCCCCGCACCTCCGAGCGCTCGGCGATCGCCTGACCCAGCTTGCGCTGGACCTGGCCCTCGCATCGACCCTCGAGGCCCGCGCCGACCTGGCCCTGCGGGTGGCCAGCGAGCTTCGGGCCCTCGGCGTCGAGCTCTCGCAGCAGGAGCCGGCGCAAGCCCCCTGGATCCCCTACCTGGTGGAGCTTTCAGCCTCCCTCCAGGCGCGATGCGCGCGGCTCGAAGGGATCCTCGCCACCAGCGAGACCGAGGAGACGCTGGCGACCCGGCTTCGCGCCGGGCGCGACGCCCTGGACCGGGGCATCGCCCAGGCCGAGCTCCTCGCGGACCGGGTCCGGGCCCTCGAGGAGGCCCTGCCCCAGGCGGAGACTCGCTCGCCGTGACTTTTCGAGCGGCCGCTTTGGCCGTAGAATGGGAGGGCGAACCCCATGCGTGATTAGATTGGTCCTACCTTGCACCTCACGATTGCCCTTGCGGTCCTAGCGGCCTTCATCATCGGGATCCTGGCCCTCTATCGATCCGGCCTGCTGCCGGGGACGCTGCCGTACTGGACCAAGCAGCTCGCCCATCCCGATCGCGCGACCCGTCTCAAGACGGCCCACCTCCTGGGCCAGATCGCCACGCCGCAGGCCGCCTACTGCCTGGCGCAGGTCGCGCAGAACGAGGATGCCACCCTCAAGCTGCTGGCCCTCAAGGGCCTGCTGAACACGCGTTTGTCCTCCACCCTGCCGGTGCTGAGGGCCGCCCTCGCGGACCGGGACCCCAAGGTGCGGCGCATCGTGGCGCAGGGGCTCGCCGGCTTTCAGGGCGTCGCGGTGACCGCGATGCTGACCGAGCTCCTCACCGATCTCGACGAGTTCGTCGTGATGGCGGCGACCGAGTCGCTGGGCTCGCGCCAGGATCCCTCGGCTGCGAGGTCGCTCGCGCTCGCGCTCGGCCACTCCGAGGAGACGGCTCGCTTCGCGGCCGAGGCGCTGATGGCCATCGGTCCCAGCGTCTTCGAGCCGCTGTGCACCATGATCGATGAGCTGAACCCCCTGGCCTGCGAGCGCCTCATCCCGGTGCTGGTCAGCCTGGATCCGCGCAGGGCCATCGAGCCTTTGATCCAGATCCTCAACGGCACGGTCAACGACTACCTCATCAAGGCGACGATCTCGGCGCTGATCGAGCTGCGCTCGCCGGAGGTCGCCCAGGCCCTCATCGCCTACGTGAGCGACGAGAGTCACTACTGCCGGCCCTTCGCCTTGCGCAAGCTGCAGGCCCTCGAGGATCCGGCTGCCAACGACCTGCTCCTGCGCCTGCTGTCCGATCGCGACGTGATGATCCGCCGCGCGGCCTCTGACGCCCTGGCCGTCGACGTCGACCCGGAGCGCCTTCCCGCGCTCTTGGCGGCCCTGGGCGACGGGGACGCCGAGGTCCTCCAGAATGTGATTCGCTCCCTTGGCCACTACAACGACCCGCGGATCCTGCCGCGCCTCTTCGAGACGCTCTGGCCCTCCGAGTACGAGACCATCGTGCCCATGATCGAGGACGCCTGCCGTCGCTCGCTGTCCGAGCTTTCGAGCGTCGACGAGCTGCTCCCGCTGCTGCGTCGCATCTCGAGCCGTGAGGCGCGCGGCAGCGAGGAGCAGCGGATCCGGCACTACCTCCAGAGCGTGTACATCCTGCTGAGGCCGCGCCTGGTCTGCGGCTTCCACGACCTGACCAACAACATCCTGATCTTCAAGGACGAGGACCTCACCAGCGAGTACCAGGAGCAGCGCCTGCACCCGCTGGCGCTCTCGTCCCTGCTGGTGCACCAGAGCCACAAGTCCCTCAACCGCTGGAAGAACAGCCTGAGGTAGAGGCTCAGAGCATCTAACAAAACCAGGCATGGTACGGCCACTGGCCGCCGGGGGCGGCTCGAGCGCCTGCGGCTAAAGTGGCAGGAACCGTTTCGTTGGACGCTCAGCGGATCTCGAACTCCAGGCGCCCCTGGTCCTGCTTGCGCAGGGTCAGGCCCTTGATCTTGCCGCCCTTGGCCAGGATGCGGTCGATGAGGGTCGCCGTCTCCTCCCGGCTCCACAGGGTGTAGGAGGCCCCGCCCCCGCCGGACGCATCCAGCTTCAGCTCGCGCCCCACCTCCTCGAGGACCGAGGTGAAGGCGCGCTGCTGGGCGTAGCTTCCGAGCCCCCGGATCGCGACCCGGAAGGGGCGGCCCTTGGCCACGTCCGACTTCCAGCGCTGGACGACCAGCCGCATGGTGCGATCGATGGCGTCGCCGACCGCCTCCTCGATGGCGGCCTCCTTGCTCGACTCGACGCCGGATCTAAGGGCGAGCTCCCGCGAGTAGCCGGAGTCGGCGGCCAGGCCTCGGCCGGTCGCGACCTCGAAGGCGCTGATCCGAACCGAGGCCCGCGCGAAGCGGTAAGCTCCAGACTGGCGGGTCTCGCGCAGGTCGGCCGAGACCGTCACGAACACGTCGGCGCCCGCGCGAGCGGCGACCGCCCGGGCGCGCTCCAGCGCCGACGGCGCTTCAACTGCCGGGCCGGGGCCTTCGAGCTCGGCGGCGTCCACGTAGTCGAAGCCCTTGGCGCCGAGGTAGTGGTTGACGCGGTCGAGCGCCAGCCGCGAGAAGGTCGAGCTTTCACCCCCCTGGCTGCCCTCGTCGCCGGCGACGGCCAGGATCTTGGGGTTGCCGAGCTCCATCTGAAGCACCTTGAGGGCCACCAGGTCATCGGCGATCGCCCCCTGCGTCACCCGGACCCGCGCCATGACCACCCGCACCCCGCCCACGTCCTGGTACTTGTCGAGGAGCTCGTAGCGCCGGACGTAGCCCTCGCTGTGCGCGTAGATGCGGTCCGAGACCCCGGCGAAGTTGCGCACCTCGCTCTCGGAGCTGACCAGGACCCCCACGACCTCCTCGATGGCCTTGCGGAAGGCGTCCTTGAGCGCTTGCTCGTCGGTTTCGCCGCGGCCCTCGACCGTGACGACACGCTCGCCCGCATCCAGGACGGCGGCGGGGCTCGGGGCCGCGAGCGCAGGTTGCGCCGCGAGCAACCATCCCGCGACGGCGAGCGCGGCGAGGGGCCTCACCGACCGAACTCCGGCTTGGTCCACTTGCCGCGGCTCTCGATCCGCGCGCGGACGTTCGCGACCAGGGGGGGGAGCTTCTGTTGCTGGAAGTGGATGACCACGCTGCTCGGGACGGGGACGACGGGCTCGACGGCGAGGCCGTAGGAAAGGACGGTGCCCCCGTCGAGCGCCTCCAGGTGCCAGTAGCCCTTCATGTTGCGGAGGCCGGGGCTGTGGATCATCGTCCAGCGGATCTCGTCCGGGGGGAGCGCGGTGCGGCGCTGGGTCAGCTCGCCCGCATCGCCGATCTGCTTGACCACGACATAGCCCTCGCCGCGCTGGAGGATGACGCACTCCTTCATCGAGGGCATGAACGCGGCCAGCTGCTCGGTATCGGCGAGGATCCGGTAGGCGACCTCGAGGGGGGCCTTGGCGAAGAAGCTCGCCTCGATGCCGCTCAGGCCTTCGATCTTGATGTTCTTGACGATCGTCTCGCCGCGCATGAGCTTGGCCTGCTCGTCGTCGGTCAGGGCCGATGAGGCGCTCGCGAGCGAAAGGCAGGAGAGAAGGACGGCGCCGGTGACGGCTAGAAGGCGCATGAGAACCCCACGTTCAGGATCCACCCGCTCGGCGAGATGGTCGGATACTTCGCCGAGGCGGGCAGGGTGTATTCGGCTTCCCTGCGGCCGTCCAGGCTGCTGTAGCTGGCGCTCCACGCTCGCGTCGGCGCGTAGAGCTGGTAGCCGAGCCCCGCCGTCACGAGGACGTCGGGGCTCAGGTGATAGTTGAGGCCCGTGGTGAGGCCGGCCCCCGCCGTGACGGCGTGGATCGCGCCCGTGTCGTAGCCCGCGATCGGGGTGGTGCTCGCCTGGGCCCTGAGCACGCCGACCTTGGCGCCGTAGTACCAGCCCCACGCCCGGCGGAACTCCTTCTTGACGAGGCCGATCTCCCCCTGCAGGCCGTAGGTCGGCAGGCCGCCGAGGAGGGTCCCCTCGACCACCCCGTACAGCTCGCTTATTCCGCTCCACGGCCCGAAGTCGAACTCGACGGGGACGTTGACGGCCGGGACGTAGCCCTGAAGCGGCGAAAGCCCGAGTCGCAGGCCGGGGTAGACGTCGTGGCGCGGCATCTCGAGGAGCTGGTCACCCTCCCCGAAGGCCTCGTCCACCAGGAGGGGCTGGGCGAGGCTCGAGGTCGCCTCCACCGTCCGGACCTTGAGGTAGCCGATGGGGTCGAGCCTGAAGGTGTCGTCCGCCTGCCGGCGCTTGCGCACGACCCGGTAGGCGTGGTCCGTGCGGACGCCCAGGTCCTTGCCGAACTGCATCCGCACCTGGTCGCGCGAGAGGTCGGCGGTGATCACCCGGCTCTTGATCAAGAAGGGGTCCAGCTTGCGGGCCCAGACCACGGCGCTTGCCGCCATGCCGCCGAGGCGCCGGACGGCCTGGTCGTAGAGCCTCGCGCGCGGGCCGCCCTCCTCGAGGGCGAGCAGGTCCGCGATGAAGCGCGCCTCCTTGTGGGCGCGGGTCTCGCGGCTGTCGGTCTCGGCGATCTCCTTGGTGACGGTGTAGGTGAGCTTGTCGCTGTCGGCGTAGCGCCCGATGGCCTTGCGCTGGGCCACGTCGTAGACGATGAGGTGGAAGCTGAAGGAGCTCGAGAAGCGGACGCTGGTCTGCTGATGGCGCACGCCGTTGCGGTCGATGGTCTTGGTCTCGGCCTCGGCGCGCACCCAGGGGGCGAACCGAAAAGCCGGAGCCAGGGCGTAGGCCGAGCGCCGGATCCGGTCCACGTCGGCGCCGTCCACGAGGGCTTCCTTGAACTTCTCGTCGGGCTCGAGCCGGCTTGCGGCTTGCTCGGCCGCGGTCTGGGCGACCCGGGCCTCGTAGCGATCGAGGAAGGTGTAGAGCTCGTCGCACGCCTTGACGGGGATCGCCGCGTAGTCGAAGCGCTCCATGGAGCCGAACGCGTCGCGCACCACGGCGACCGCGGGATCCCCGCGCTCGCCGAAGACGGCGATGGTCTTGCGCGCGTAGAGCTCCGCGGCCCGGGCGGGCAGCGCAAGCACGAGCAGCGCGAGCAGTGAAACGAGCAGCCGTCGCATGGCGCCCTACGGGACCAGGACGACCGCGAGATCCTTGAGGAAGCCCTTCCGGCGGTCCGCACCGAGCAGCTGCTTGGCCGAGGCGTCGTCCAGCACGACGTTGGTCCGGTCCTCGACCCGCTTGGCCTTGATCACGAGGGGGTTGGAGCCGACCCGCGGCAGCTTCTGTCCCTCGGCGATGCTGCCGGCGTAGGAGGCGAGTCCCTTGTTCACCACCGCGTCGGGCTCGACCGCGACCTTGGAAGAGAGGTAGAGCCTGGCGCCTTGCTCGTCGAGGATCATGGGGCTCATGGCGGGCTCCAGCCCGAGCCCGCGGGCGTCCACGACGACGCCGGTGTAGTCGGTGCGGACCTCGGCCGGGGCTATCAGGGAGTCGACGGTGCCCGTCACCTTGCCCTTCCTGGGCGACGGCTGCTTCAGGACGGCCCTGGCGACGGAGCGCCCCTTGCCGTAGAGGTCCAGCGAGACCCGCACCTCGGCCGAGCCGTCCTCGAGGTGGCGGGTCTCGAGGATCCGCGCCCCCTTGATGACGCTGCTGAGCTGGGTCCGGACGAGGTCGCTCTCGGCGGCGAAGTTCTTGACGGTGGTGTCGGCCTCGACGCGCAGGCCGTCGGTGGCCTCGGCCAGCTTGCGGTAGGCGTCGGTGAGGGCGGCCCGCTCGGCCATCAGGCGCTTCTGGGCGCGGGTGCCGCTTTCGGGCTCGACGCCCATGCCGGTGACCTCGATGAGGCCGTCGGTCCAGTCGACGGTGACGCCGGCGGCGGTCTGTTCGACCTCGGCGCGACCGGGGAGGGCGGGGGAAAAGGCGAGGATCAGGGCGATCGCCGCGAGGGCGATTCGAGCACGGGGCTGCTGGGCGCGCGGGCGGGTCATCGGCGGCTCCTTGGCGTCGGCGGCGTCACCCCTCCATTTCAGCCTGCGAGCGAGGCTCCGTCAAGGCCCACTCGATGGTTTCCCGGTGTGCTAGAATTGGCCTTCTGAACGCACGCGCAAGACAGAGGTGGCATGAGCGCTCCTTCCCCGACCGAGGTACCCATGGCAGGCCAGTCCGCCCCCCAGGACGCCGCTGCGGACGAGCAGGGCCTCTTCCGGGACCGCAACTTCCTGGGGCTGTGGCTCGTCTCCACCGTCCACAACCTCGGCGAAAAGCTCTTCTTCGTCTTCCTGATCATGCTCGCCGACTTCCACGGCAACCAGTCCAACTCGGTCGTCAGCGCCCTGTCGCTCGCCTCCTCGATTCCCTCGGTGCTCTTCGGCTCGGTCGCGGGCGTCTTCGTGGACCGCTTCAGCCTTCGCGCCCTGATGATCGTCTCCGGCCTGCTGCGCGCGCTGCTGGTGCTCGCCATCCCCTTCGCGGGCGATGCGGTCTGGCCGCTTTTGGGCTTCTCGTTCGGCTTCTCGGTCCTGACCCGCTTCCACGATCCCGCCTTCATGAAGGCGATCCCCGCCCTGGTGCGCAAGGACCACCTCATGGCGGCCAACTCGGTCTTCATGACGACCATGGTCGGCGCCCTCATCGGCAGCTTCGCGCTCGCGGGCCCCATCTGGAGGGTCGCGACCCCTGGAAGGGCCCACCTGGTGGTGGTCGCCCTCTACCTGGTCTGCGCCCTGGGCGCGGCCCTGCTGCGCGTACCCGAGGACCAGAAGAAGCAGGAAGGCGCGAAGCAGGGCTCTTTCTGGGCCGAGTGGAGCTTCGCGTTCGCCTACCTCAAGGCCCATCCGCGCCTGCTCAAGGCCTACTCGATGACCATGACCATGTTCGGGACCTTTGCGGCCCTGAACGTGATCGCCAAGGGCTTCGCCCTCTCGGCCCTCAAGACCACGGACCCCGCCGACTTCACCTACATCCTCGCCTTCGTCGGGCTCGGCATGGTGGCAGGCGCGCTGATCCTGGGGC is a genomic window of Pantanalinema sp. containing:
- a CDS encoding HEAT repeat domain-containing protein, whose amino-acid sequence is MHLTIALAVLAAFIIGILALYRSGLLPGTLPYWTKQLAHPDRATRLKTAHLLGQIATPQAAYCLAQVAQNEDATLKLLALKGLLNTRLSSTLPVLRAALADRDPKVRRIVAQGLAGFQGVAVTAMLTELLTDLDEFVVMAATESLGSRQDPSAARSLALALGHSEETARFAAEALMAIGPSVFEPLCTMIDELNPLACERLIPVLVSLDPRRAIEPLIQILNGTVNDYLIKATISALIELRSPEVAQALIAYVSDESHYCRPFALRKLQALEDPAANDLLLRLLSDRDVMIRRAASDALAVDVDPERLPALLAALGDGDAEVLQNVIRSLGHYNDPRILPRLFETLWPSEYETIVPMIEDACRRSLSELSSVDELLPLLRRISSREARGSEEQRIRHYLQSVYILLRPRLVCGFHDLTNNILIFKDEDLTSEYQEQRLHPLALSSLLVHQSHKSLNRWKNSLR
- a CDS encoding SRPBCC family protein is translated as MRLLAVTGAVLLSCLSLASASSALTDDEQAKLMRGETIVKNIKIEGLSGIEASFFAKAPLEVAYRILADTEQLAAFMPSMKECVILQRGEGYVVVKQIGDAGELTQRRTALPPDEIRWTMIHSPGLRNMKGYWHLEALDGGTVLSYGLAVEPVVPVPSSVVIHFQQQKLPPLVANVRARIESRGKWTKPEFGR
- a CDS encoding LPP20 family lipoprotein, which codes for MTRPRAQQPRARIALAAIALILAFSPALPGRAEVEQTAAGVTVDWTDGLIEVTGMGVEPESGTRAQKRLMAERAALTDAYRKLAEATDGLRVEADTTVKNFAAESDLVRTQLSSVIKGARILETRHLEDGSAEVRVSLDLYGKGRSVARAVLKQPSPRKGKVTGTVDSLIAPAEVRTDYTGVVVDARGLGLEPAMSPMILDEQGARLYLSSKVAVEPDAVVNKGLASYAGSIAEGQKLPRVGSNPLVIKAKRVEDRTNVVLDDASAKQLLGADRRKGFLKDLAVVLVP
- a CDS encoding MFS transporter, producing the protein MSAPSPTEVPMAGQSAPQDAAADEQGLFRDRNFLGLWLVSTVHNLGEKLFFVFLIMLADFHGNQSNSVVSALSLASSIPSVLFGSVAGVFVDRFSLRALMIVSGLLRALLVLAIPFAGDAVWPLLGFSFGFSVLTRFHDPAFMKAIPALVRKDHLMAANSVFMTTMVGALIGSFALAGPIWRVATPGRAHLVVVALYLVCALGAALLRVPEDQKKQEGAKQGSFWAEWSFAFAYLKAHPRLLKAYSMTMTMFGTFAALNVIAKGFALSALKTTDPADFTYILAFVGLGMVAGALILGRWGLRFAKPALIRTGFALSGSAIFALAVVGVFAQALGPAIAWPLVYALAVGIGAGGACIEIPISTLLQEGIEEEVRGRIFGVQAMLMNLASTLPMALAGPLADLWGPAVVMGLFGLLMGGMAFLRLADAIGTKVQGHSAG